In Gossypium raimondii isolate GPD5lz chromosome 12, ASM2569854v1, whole genome shotgun sequence, a single window of DNA contains:
- the LOC105764255 gene encoding CDP-diacylglycerol--serine O-phosphatidyltransferase 1, translating into MESNGHRRVRRREHLVRENGDTGLSYSIDELDPWTAWAYKPRTISLLFVGACFLIWASGALDPESSESGDLVTSVKRGVWAMIAVFLAYCLLQAPSTVLIRPHPAIWRLVHGMAVVYLVALTFLLFQKRDDARQFMKFLHPDLGVELPERSYGADCRIYIPENPTSRFKNVYETLFDEFVVAHIFGWWGKAILIRNQPLLWVLSIGFELMEFTFRHMLPNFNECWWDSIILDILTCNWFGIWAGMHTVRYFDGKTYEWVGISRQPNIIGKVKRTLGQFTPAQWDKDEWHPLLGPMRFVQVLSLCIVFLTVELNTFFLKFCLWIPPRNPVIVYRLILWWLIAIPTIREYNSYLQDRKPVKKVGAFCWLSLAICIVELLIGIKFGHGLYPKAMPHWLVIFWLSIGVTLVSFILIWSWKLQRNFGKKRR; encoded by the exons ATGGAATCTAATGGTCATAGGAGGGTGAGGCGAAGGGAACATCTTGTCCGAGAAAATGGGGATACTGGTTTATCATATTCCATTGATGAACTGGATCCATGGACTGCATGGGCTTATAAACCTCGCactatttcattattattcGTTGGTGCATGCTTTCTTAT TTGGGCAAGTGGAGCCCTTGATCCTGAGAGCAGTGAGTCTGGCGATCTTGTAACATCTGTAAAAAG GGGTGTATGGGCAATGATTGCAGTTTTTCTAGCTTATTGCTTGTTGCAGGCTCCTTCTAC GGTCCTTATTCGGCCACATCCTGCAATTTGGCGTTTAGTTCATGGGATGGCTGTTGTTTACCTTGTTGCACTCACATTTTTGCTTTTTCAG AAGCGTGATGATGCTAGGCAGTTTATGAAGTTTCTCCATCCTGACCTTGGTGTTG AGCTTCCAGAAAGATCCTATGGTGCTGATTGTCGCATATATATTCCTGAAAACCCCACAAGCAGGTTTAAGAATGTTTAT gAAACactatttgatgaatttgtagtAGCCCACATCTTTGGTTGGTGGGGCAAGGCCATTTTAATCCGCAATCAGCCACTTCTCTGGGTCCTCTCAATTGGCTTTGAGTTGATGGAG TTTACCTTCCGACACATGCTACCGAACTTTAATGAGTGCTGGTGGGACAGCattattcttgatattttgACATGTAATTGGTTTG GTATATGGGCTGGAATGCATACTGTTAGGTACTTTGATGGGAAAACTTATGAGTGGGTTGGTATAAGTCGCCAACCTAACATTATTGGCAAA GTTAAACGAACTTTAGGACAGTTTACACCAGCACAGTGGGACAAAGATGAATGGCATCCGCTGCTTGGTCCAATGCGTTTCGTTCAAGTTCTGAGCCTTTGCATTGTGTTTTTGACAGTAGAACTTAATACATTCTTTCTGAAGTTCTGTCTGTGGATTCCTCCTAGAAACCCTGTGATTGTGTATAGGTTGATCTTGTGGTGGCTAATAGCAATACCAACAATTCGTGAGTACAACTCGTACCTCCAAGACCG GAAACCTGTGAAAAAAGTTGGAGCATTTTGTTGGCTTTCCCTTGCAATTTGCATTGTTGAGCTTCTCATTGGCATCAAGTTTGGACATG GTTTATATCCAAAGGCGATGCCACATTGGTTGGTAATATTCTGGTTGTCCATTGGAGTGACACTGGTTTCATTCATTCTGATTTGGTCATGGAAACTGCAGCGCAATTTTGGCAAAAAGAGAAGATAG
- the LOC105764256 gene encoding palmitoyl-acyl carrier protein thioesterase, chloroplastic — protein sequence MFTFSCPVSFSITCSSSNGNIQNHGDYRVNINVNGSSCTRRPIKHHTLLNEVDVKEGSTSLSAIQFLENGHISEEKIRQRIPRQKQLVDPYRQGLITERGVGYKQTVVVRSYEVGPDKTATLESLLNLFQETALNHVWMSGLLSNGFGATHGMMRNNLIWVVSRMHVQIDHYPIWGEVIEIDTWVGASGKNGMRRDWVIRSQASGSTYARATSTWVMMNEQTRRLSKMPDEVRDEISPWFIQKQAINEAVPDKIVKLDDKAKHVNSDLKPKRSDLDMNQHVNNVKYVRWMLETIPDKFLERHQLSSIILEYRRECGSSEVVQSLCQPDEDESFANGVQQNLLTNKVLVGGNGRLGSPDINVLTYGYTHLLQTQNEEIVRGRTRWNRKICTGL from the exons ATGTTTACTTTCTCTTGTCCAGTCTCCTTTTCCATCACTTGTTCTAGTTCGAATGGTAATATTCAAAACCATGGAGATTACAGAGTGAATATCAACGTTAATGGGAGTAGTTGTACAAGGAGGCCCATTAAGCATCATACATTATTGAATGAAGTTGATGTAAAAGAAGGTTCCACTTCACTCAGTGCTATCCAGTTCCTTGAAAATGGGCACATAAGCGAAGAGAAGATTCGGCAGAGAATTCCGAGGCAGAAGCAGCTGGTTGATCCATACCGTCAAGGCCTCATCACTGAAAGGGGAGTTGGGTATAAACAGACGGTAGTCGTCCGCTCTTACGAAGTTGGCCCTGATAAAACTGCTACATTGGAAAGCCTCCTCAACCTTTTCCAG GAAACAGCATTAAATCATGTGTGGATGTCTGGACTTCTAAGCAATGGATTTGGGGCCACACATGGAATGATGAGGAACAATCTCATTTGGGTGGTCTCAAGAATGCACGTCCAAATCGATCACTATCCCATATG GGGAGAGGTAATCGAAATCGACACGTGGGTTGGAGCATCAGGGAAGAATGGGATGAGGCGAGACTGGGTAATCAGGAGTCAAGCCTCCGGCAGCACTTACGCACGTGCCACTAG CACTTGGGTAATGATGAACGAGCAAACACGGCGACTCTCAAAGATGCCGGATGAAGTGAGAGATGAAATTTCTCCTTGGTTTATACAGAAACAAGCAATCAACGAAGCTGTTCCCGACAAAATTGTCAAGTTGGATGATAAAGCAAAACATGTGAACTCTGACTTGAAG CCAAAGAGGAGTGATTTGGACATGAACCAGCATGTAAATAATGTGAAGTATGTAAGATGGATGCTGGAG ACAATCCCTGACAAGTTTTTGGAGCGTCATCAGCTATCTAGTATTATACTAGAATATAGAAGGGAATGTGGGAGTTCAGAAGTAGTTCAATCACTCTGCCAACCAGATGAAGATGAAAGTTTCGCAAATGGAGTGCAACAGAATCTACTTACAAATAAGGTGTTGGTGGGAGGAAATGGACGCCTGGGCTCCCCGGACATCAACGTATTGACGTACGGATATACACATCTCCTCCAGACTCAAAATGAAGAGATAGTCAGAGGACGGACCAGGTGGAATAGAAAGATTTGTACGGGTCTTTAA